The following proteins are encoded in a genomic region of Rattus rattus isolate New Zealand chromosome 2, Rrattus_CSIRO_v1, whole genome shotgun sequence:
- the LOC116894078 gene encoding LOW QUALITY PROTEIN: olfactory receptor 52J3-like (The sequence of the model RefSeq protein was modified relative to this genomic sequence to represent the inferred CDS: deleted 1 base in 1 codon) encodes MAIQSNRSVSHPATFFLIGIPGLEEIHAWISLPFCCIYLVALVGNTMILVVIKTGRSLREPMFYFLAILSSVDLALSTTSVPRMLGIFWFDAHEINFGGCVAQMFLIHALTGMEAEVLMAMAFDRYVAICVPLHYTTILTSRVLIGISICVVVRPALFICPMIYLIYRLPFCQAHVLAHSYCEHMGIAKLSCGNIHINAVYGLFVVSLFLLNLVLIGISYGYILCVVFRLHLMMHVKALSTCGSHVAVLCVFYIPSVFSFLTHRFGHNIPHYIHILVANLYLIIPPFLNPIIYGVRTKQIRERVLHIFTKR; translated from the exons ATGGCAATCCAGAGTAACAGGAGTGTTTCTCACCCAGCTACATTTTTCCTCATTGGGATCCCAGGTCTGGAGGAAATCCATGCTTggatctctctgcctttctgctgtATTTATCTTGTGGCCCTAGTGGGAAATACCATGATCCTGGTAGTTATCAAGACAGGGCGTTCTCTCCGAGAGCCCATGTTCTACTTCCTGGCCATCCTTTCTTCAGTCGACTTGGCTCTTTCTACAACTTCTGTGCCCCGTATGCTTGGCATATTTTGGTTTGATGCCCATGAAATAAACTTTGGTGGCTGTGTGGCTCAGATGTTTTTGATCCATGCCCTCACTGGCATGGAGGCTGAGGTTCTCATGGCCATGGCTTTTGACCGTTATGTAGCCATCTGTGTTCCACTCCACTACACAACCATCTTGACATCTCGTGTCCTGATAGGCATCAGTATATGTGTGGTAGTTCGTCCAGCCTTGTTCATATGTCCAATGATTTATCTCATTTACCGCTTACCCTTTTGTCAAGCTCATGTATTAGCACATTCCTATTGTGAACACATGGGTATTGCCAAACTGTCCTGTGGGAACATCCATATCAATGCTGTGTATGGTCTTTTTgtggtctctctctttcttttgaacTTGGTACTTATTGGCATCTCATATGGGTACATTCTTTGTGTTGTGTTCCGCCTCCATCTCATGATGCACGTTAAAGCCCTCAGCACATGTGGTTCC CATGTGgctgttctctgtgttttctacATCCCATCagtcttctctttcctcactcaTCGGTTTGGACACAACATTCCACATTACATTCACATTCTTGTTGCCAACCTCTATTTGATCATTCCTCCCTTTCTCAATCCCATCATTTATGGTGTGAGAACAAAGCAGATAAGAGAGCGTGTTCTCCACATATTCACTAAAAGGTAA